In Saccharomonospora marina XMU15, one genomic interval encodes:
- a CDS encoding aminotransferase class I/II-fold pyridoxal phosphate-dependent enzyme gives MTPEEFREYGKQVVDWIADYLAGIEDYPVRSRVRPGEVRAALPAHPPEHGEPFESVLDDLDSVVLPGITHWQHPSFFAYFPANASGPAILGDLLSAGLGVQGMVWATSPACTELETVVVDWLAELLDLPAHFRTDTAGGGVIQDSASSASLVAVLAAIQRAGGRAGDGRRYSIYVSSQTHSSLEKAARIAGIGAEYVRAVDVDPETLAMDPVHLDTLIAEDVAEGVTPALVCATIGTTSTTAIDPVARIGQVCRARGIWLHVDAAYAGVSAVCPELRWINDGVAAFADSYVTNPHKWLLTNFDCSVLWLADRAPLIEALSILPEYLRNAASASGEVIDYRDWQIPLGRRFRALKLWSVIRWYGAEGLRAHVRNGIELADEFAALVKAHPGFRLLEHHPFSLVCFRPVWPGKSTADANAATTELLERLNDSGQLYLSHTKVGDDVLLRLAVGAPMTQRRHIQAAWDRIRTEYERSQ, from the coding sequence ATGACCCCGGAGGAGTTCCGCGAGTACGGCAAGCAGGTCGTCGACTGGATCGCCGACTACCTCGCAGGCATCGAGGACTATCCGGTGCGTTCGCGGGTGCGACCCGGCGAGGTTCGTGCGGCGCTGCCCGCACATCCGCCGGAACACGGTGAGCCGTTCGAATCCGTGCTCGACGACCTGGACAGCGTCGTGCTGCCCGGCATCACACACTGGCAACACCCTTCTTTCTTCGCCTACTTCCCGGCCAACGCCAGCGGGCCCGCCATCCTCGGCGACCTGCTTTCGGCAGGGCTCGGCGTGCAGGGCATGGTGTGGGCGACCAGTCCGGCCTGCACGGAACTGGAGACGGTGGTGGTCGACTGGCTGGCGGAACTGCTCGACCTGCCAGCCCACTTCCGTACCGATACGGCTGGCGGTGGGGTGATCCAGGATTCGGCGTCGAGCGCGAGCCTTGTCGCGGTGCTCGCCGCGATCCAGCGTGCAGGTGGCCGGGCAGGTGACGGCAGGCGCTACTCGATCTACGTCTCGTCGCAGACCCACTCCTCACTGGAGAAGGCGGCGCGGATCGCGGGAATCGGCGCCGAGTACGTCCGCGCCGTCGACGTGGACCCCGAGACGCTCGCCATGGACCCGGTGCACCTGGACACGCTCATCGCGGAGGACGTCGCCGAAGGTGTGACGCCCGCACTGGTATGCGCGACGATCGGGACCACATCCACCACCGCGATCGACCCGGTGGCCAGGATCGGGCAGGTGTGTCGTGCTCGCGGTATCTGGCTGCACGTGGACGCCGCCTACGCGGGCGTTTCGGCGGTCTGCCCGGAACTGCGCTGGATCAACGACGGAGTGGCCGCCTTCGCCGATTCCTATGTCACCAACCCGCACAAGTGGCTGTTGACCAACTTCGACTGCTCGGTGCTGTGGCTGGCCGACCGTGCGCCGCTGATCGAGGCGCTTTCGATCCTGCCCGAGTACCTGCGCAACGCCGCCAGCGCCTCAGGTGAGGTCATCGACTACCGCGACTGGCAAATCCCGCTGGGCAGGCGGTTCCGGGCGTTGAAGCTGTGGTCGGTGATCCGCTGGTACGGCGCGGAGGGGCTGCGAGCGCATGTGCGCAACGGCATCGAGTTGGCCGACGAGTTCGCCGCGCTGGTCAAGGCTCACCCGGGGTTCCGGTTGCTGGAACACCATCCGTTCAGCCTGGTCTGTTTTCGGCCGGTATGGCCGGGGAAGTCCACCGCGGATGCCAACGCGGCGACCACGGAGCTGCTGGAACGCCTGAACGACTCGGGGCAGCTGTACCTGAGCCACACCAAGGTCGGCGACGACGTGCTGCTTCGGTTGGCCGTCGGTGCCCCGATGACACAGCGACGGCACATCCAGGCCGCATGGGACCGCATTCGGACGGAGTACGAGCGGTCGCAGTGA
- a CDS encoding tryptophan--tRNA ligase, with amino-acid sequence MSQPVAKVSLTGIKPTGEPHLGNLIGAIRPALRLAEQYDSVYFIADYHALTTIRDPKLLRQYSRSVAAAWLAAGLDPQRTTFYVQSDVPEIFELNWILSCVTGKGLMNRAHAYKAARDRNLEAGEDPDAGVNMGLYNYPILMAVDILIMESDVVPVGRDQVQHVEYAADIAGSFNHIYGKSYSFKIPQAIVPEAGSGQTLPGLDGRKMSKSYDNTIPLFLPQNQLKKLVRRIPTDSTPVEDPKDPDSSAVFQILEQVAPQSAADVVADTRKRLEAGGMGWGELKNVLFEVLNTELAPMRARYEALLEPGSELDEALAEGARKARERAGRVLSSVRRAIGVG; translated from the coding sequence ATGTCACAGCCCGTAGCCAAGGTCTCGTTGACCGGCATCAAGCCGACCGGTGAGCCACACCTGGGCAACCTGATCGGTGCGATCCGTCCGGCGCTGCGGTTGGCCGAGCAGTACGACTCCGTCTACTTCATCGCCGACTACCACGCGCTCACCACCATCCGCGACCCGAAGCTGCTCCGGCAGTACTCACGCTCGGTCGCGGCCGCGTGGCTGGCCGCGGGCCTCGACCCGCAACGCACGACCTTTTACGTCCAGTCCGACGTGCCGGAGATCTTCGAGCTGAACTGGATCCTGTCCTGCGTCACCGGCAAGGGGCTGATGAACCGCGCTCACGCCTACAAGGCGGCCCGTGACCGCAACCTGGAGGCGGGCGAGGACCCCGACGCGGGCGTGAACATGGGGCTGTACAACTATCCGATCCTGATGGCCGTGGACATCCTCATCATGGAGTCCGACGTGGTGCCGGTCGGCAGGGACCAGGTCCAGCACGTGGAGTACGCCGCCGACATCGCGGGCAGCTTCAACCACATCTACGGCAAGTCCTACTCGTTCAAGATCCCGCAGGCCATCGTCCCGGAGGCAGGCAGCGGGCAGACGTTGCCCGGCCTGGACGGGCGGAAGATGAGCAAGTCCTACGACAACACCATTCCGCTGTTCCTTCCGCAGAACCAGTTGAAGAAGCTGGTGCGCAGGATTCCGACCGACAGCACCCCCGTCGAGGACCCGAAGGACCCGGACAGCTCGGCGGTGTTCCAGATCCTGGAGCAGGTCGCTCCGCAGTCGGCCGCCGACGTCGTCGCCGACACGCGCAAGCGGCTGGAGGCAGGCGGAATGGGTTGGGGCGAGCTGAAGAACGTGCTGTTCGAGGTACTCAACACCGAACTGGCCCCGATGCGCGCGCGGTACGAGGCGCTGCTCGAACCCGGAAGCGAACTCGACGAGGCACTCGCCGAGGGAGCCCGGAAGGCACGGGAGCGGGCGGGCAGGGTGTTGTCGTCCGTTCGCAGGGCGATCGGCGTCGGCTGA
- a CDS encoding cytochrome P450 — protein sequence MVSLVERTTHAARQRLSTVLAVPAPNRVDDALLRFSRRWPAGDLAPVPSGSDLRPVPGDYGPPLVGHLLDYIRFGNDLLRDRYERYGPVSWMGAFGTRVVTVAGPEATQSVLTNKDKVYSQDGWTFLIDQFFRRGLMLLDFDEHRTHRRIMQDAFTRDRLTAYVRQLAPTVRGSVAEWNSSKPVRLYWLLKDLTLDVANDVFMGGRGGGADHQRINQAFVATVRAASSMVRYPLPGTRWRAGVRGRQVLEDYFARHLPATRAGNGGDLFSALCQATTPEGERFSDDDVINHMIFLMMAAHDTTTITTTAAAYYLAKHPEWQDKARQESLALGEEGVDIDVLERLGTLDLIIKETLRLLAPVPMLMRRTVADTELLGHYLPSGTLVAVAPGVNHFVPECWTDPDAFDPERFAPHRREDSGHRFAWLPFGGGVHKCIGLHFGTLEVKAILHEMLRTYTWSVPERYQARWDNTSLPVPADGMPVRLARR from the coding sequence ATGGTTTCCCTCGTCGAACGCACTACCCACGCGGCCCGCCAACGGCTGTCCACCGTGCTCGCCGTGCCCGCGCCGAACCGGGTGGACGACGCGCTGTTGCGGTTCAGCAGGCGCTGGCCAGCTGGCGACCTCGCCCCGGTGCCGAGCGGCAGCGACCTTCGGCCCGTGCCTGGCGACTACGGCCCGCCGCTTGTCGGTCACCTGCTCGACTACATCCGGTTCGGCAACGACCTGCTACGCGACCGCTACGAACGCTACGGTCCTGTGTCGTGGATGGGAGCGTTCGGAACCCGCGTGGTGACCGTCGCCGGTCCGGAAGCGACGCAGTCGGTGCTCACCAACAAGGACAAGGTCTACTCGCAGGACGGCTGGACCTTCCTGATCGACCAGTTCTTCCGTCGCGGCCTGATGTTGCTCGACTTCGACGAGCACAGAACCCACCGCCGGATCATGCAGGACGCGTTCACCCGCGACCGGCTGACCGCGTACGTCCGGCAACTGGCGCCCACGGTCCGTGGCAGCGTCGCTGAATGGAACAGCAGCAAGCCCGTGCGGCTGTACTGGTTGCTGAAGGATCTGACGCTGGATGTCGCCAACGACGTGTTCATGGGCGGACGTGGCGGCGGTGCGGATCATCAGCGGATCAACCAGGCCTTCGTGGCCACCGTCCGTGCCGCGAGTTCGATGGTGCGCTATCCACTTCCCGGCACCCGGTGGCGGGCGGGCGTGCGCGGCCGCCAGGTGCTGGAGGACTACTTCGCGCGGCACCTTCCCGCGACTCGCGCGGGCAACGGCGGCGACCTGTTCTCCGCGCTGTGTCAGGCGACCACGCCGGAAGGCGAGCGCTTCAGTGACGACGACGTCATCAATCACATGATCTTCTTGATGATGGCGGCGCACGACACCACCACCATCACCACCACCGCGGCCGCGTACTACCTGGCCAAACACCCCGAATGGCAGGACAAGGCCCGGCAGGAGTCGCTGGCGCTCGGCGAGGAAGGCGTCGACATCGACGTGCTGGAGCGGTTGGGAACTCTCGATCTGATCATCAAGGAGACGCTTCGGCTGCTGGCTCCGGTTCCGATGCTGATGCGCAGGACCGTGGCCGACACCGAACTGCTGGGGCACTACCTGCCGAGTGGCACTCTCGTCGCGGTGGCACCGGGGGTGAACCACTTCGTCCCGGAGTGCTGGACCGACCCGGACGCGTTCGATCCCGAGCGGTTCGCCCCGCATCGGCGTGAGGACTCCGGGCACCGGTTCGCGTGGCTACCCTTCGGCGGGGGCGTGCACAAGTGCATCGGCCTGCACTTCGGCACGCTGGAGGTGAAGGCGATCCTGCACGAGATGCTGCGGACCTACACCTGGTCCGTACCAGAGCGCTACCAGGCTCGCTGGGACAACACCTCGCTGCCGGTCCCGGCCGACGGCATGCCGGTGCGCCTCGCCCGCCGTTGA
- a CDS encoding ArsR/SmtB family transcription factor: MGERAAKDALYAEFAAVGKALGHPKRLELLDLLAQGPRSVEDLAAAAGQGMSSCSAHLQTLREAGLLRTRRDGKRVYYSLADDDVARLWEYLRRVAQHHRPHTELARRDYLGPDDTEAVDSEELLRRLRGGDALVIDVRPGPEYEGGHLPGAVHIPLEELADRLAELPRDKEIVAYCRGEYCVLAHDAVRLLSAHGLTARRAAQGVLEWRLAGHPIEVGVA, from the coding sequence ATGGGTGAGCGCGCCGCGAAGGATGCCCTCTATGCCGAGTTCGCGGCTGTCGGCAAGGCGCTGGGTCACCCGAAACGCCTCGAACTGCTGGACCTGCTGGCTCAGGGACCGCGCAGTGTCGAAGACCTCGCCGCCGCCGCCGGCCAAGGGATGAGCAGCTGTTCGGCACACCTGCAGACGCTGCGCGAGGCGGGACTGCTGCGCACTCGCCGTGACGGCAAGCGTGTCTACTACTCGCTGGCCGACGACGACGTCGCGCGGCTTTGGGAGTACCTGCGCCGCGTCGCGCAGCATCATCGGCCGCACACCGAACTGGCGCGACGTGACTACCTCGGCCCCGACGACACCGAGGCGGTCGATTCCGAGGAACTGCTGCGTCGGCTGCGCGGCGGTGACGCGCTGGTCATCGACGTTCGCCCGGGCCCGGAGTACGAGGGCGGTCACCTGCCCGGCGCGGTTCACATTCCGCTGGAGGAACTCGCGGATCGGCTGGCCGAACTCCCACGCGACAAGGAGATCGTCGCCTACTGCCGCGGTGAGTACTGCGTGCTGGCCCACGATGCAGTTCGGTTGCTGTCCGCCCACGGGCTGACGGCACGGCGCGCGGCGCAGGGAGTGCTGGAATGGCGGCTGGCGGGTCACCCCATTGAGGTCGGAGTGGCCTGA
- a CDS encoding MFS transporter, with amino-acid sequence MNPTASRASGRPIKLGLRANAAQFTLLVAVNALVGGMLGQERTVLPLLGEREFELTAYTAGLSFILVFGIAKAATNYFAGTWSDRFGRKPVLVAGWLVAVPVPLLLIWAPSWGWVIFANVLLGISQGLTWSTTVVMKIDLVGPARRGLAMGFNEAAGYAAVAVTALATGYLAEAYGLRPAPFLLGLAFAALGLGLSALVVRETRDHARFEAANHVARADGRHDHLHSELRDREVFRQTSFSEPALSSASQAGLVNNLNDGLAWGLFPILFATAGLSVGKIGILAALYPAVWGVGQLFTGALSDRWGRKWMIVAGMWLQAFALAVIALVDHFGGWAVAAVLLGAGTALVYPTLLASIGDVAHPTWRARSVGVYRLWRDGGFAAGALLAGVVADLVDVRAAVWTVAALTALSGLIVAVRMYETLHRPART; translated from the coding sequence GTGAACCCGACCGCATCGCGGGCCTCAGGCAGGCCGATCAAACTCGGACTGCGGGCCAACGCCGCGCAGTTCACCCTTCTCGTCGCCGTAAACGCCCTGGTAGGCGGCATGCTGGGGCAGGAGCGAACGGTGCTGCCGCTGCTCGGCGAGCGCGAGTTCGAGCTGACCGCCTACACCGCCGGACTGTCGTTCATCCTGGTCTTCGGCATAGCCAAGGCCGCCACCAACTACTTCGCGGGCACCTGGTCGGATCGGTTCGGCCGCAAACCCGTCCTGGTGGCAGGCTGGCTGGTGGCCGTCCCGGTGCCGCTGCTGCTGATCTGGGCACCCTCCTGGGGCTGGGTAATCTTCGCCAACGTCCTGCTCGGCATCAGCCAGGGGCTGACCTGGTCCACCACCGTCGTGATGAAGATCGACCTCGTCGGTCCGGCTCGCCGTGGTCTCGCGATGGGATTCAACGAGGCGGCGGGCTACGCGGCCGTGGCCGTGACCGCTTTGGCCACCGGCTACCTGGCCGAGGCCTACGGGCTTCGGCCTGCGCCGTTCCTGCTCGGTCTTGCCTTCGCCGCGCTCGGTCTCGGCCTTTCCGCCCTCGTGGTGCGCGAAACCCGTGACCACGCACGGTTCGAGGCGGCAAACCACGTCGCCCGCGCGGACGGCAGGCACGACCACCTGCACAGCGAGTTGCGCGATCGCGAGGTGTTTCGCCAGACCAGCTTCTCCGAACCCGCGCTGTCCTCGGCCAGCCAGGCAGGGCTGGTCAACAACCTCAACGACGGCCTGGCATGGGGCCTGTTCCCGATCCTGTTCGCCACGGCTGGGCTTTCGGTCGGCAAGATCGGCATTCTCGCCGCGCTGTACCCGGCCGTCTGGGGTGTCGGGCAGTTGTTCACCGGTGCGCTTTCGGACCGCTGGGGTCGCAAGTGGATGATCGTGGCCGGGATGTGGCTGCAGGCGTTCGCGCTGGCTGTGATCGCCCTCGTCGACCACTTCGGCGGCTGGGCGGTGGCCGCGGTGCTGCTGGGCGCGGGCACCGCGCTGGTGTATCCGACCTTGCTCGCTTCCATCGGAGACGTGGCCCATCCCACGTGGCGAGCCCGCTCGGTCGGCGTCTACCGGCTGTGGCGTGACGGCGGGTTCGCTGCGGGCGCTCTGCTCGCGGGCGTCGTGGCCGACCTGGTGGACGTGCGGGCCGCCGTGTGGACCGTCGCAGCGTTGACCGCGTTGTCGGGGCTGATCGTCGCTGTGAGGATGTACGAGACCCTGCACCGTCCGGCCAGAACCTGA